In Nitrospirota bacterium, the following are encoded in one genomic region:
- a CDS encoding N-acetylmuramoyl-L-alanine amidase — protein sequence MSTRPKRIRWLVLAGTILGMNFPCVTGPVGSSARAEEVRRITVEDVRFWAKPDYTRVVLDLSAEARYEVHELAADPAASKPLRIYIDIRETQIPSQMRTTMPVKDSLVTTIRMSQFDDRTARIVLDLKGHVRADVFALPDPYRIVMDLRNGVDGSAPAEKPARAVKDPSSDSVSIAQSAGLKIRRIVIDAGHGGKDPGAIGHKGLREKAVALALARKLREAIKRDLKLEAVLTRDQDEFLPLEERTAKGEALKGDLFVSIHLNANPQRHVSGIATYSLNFTYSDEESRIVAARENQMSEDKMSDLEVILGDLARTELINESSLLAPLVQKSIIKSVRKIAPDAKDLGAKHAPFFVLTANMPSVLIEASFITNPTEAKRLRDEKYQEAVARGIAEGIHRYINTLRHIGVE from the coding sequence ATGAGCACCCGACCGAAACGAATCCGCTGGCTCGTCCTGGCCGGCACGATCCTGGGGATGAATTTTCCCTGCGTGACGGGTCCCGTCGGTTCTTCCGCCCGCGCTGAAGAGGTCCGCCGGATCACGGTGGAGGACGTCCGATTCTGGGCGAAGCCCGACTACACGCGAGTGGTGCTGGATCTGTCGGCCGAGGCGCGATATGAGGTTCACGAACTCGCCGCCGATCCCGCGGCCTCCAAGCCGCTCCGGATCTACATCGACATCCGGGAGACTCAAATCCCCTCGCAGATGCGGACGACGATGCCCGTGAAGGACAGCCTCGTCACGACCATTCGGATGAGTCAGTTTGATGACCGCACGGCCCGGATCGTGCTGGATTTGAAGGGGCACGTGCGCGCCGATGTGTTCGCGCTGCCGGACCCGTATCGGATCGTCATGGACCTTCGCAACGGCGTGGACGGATCGGCCCCCGCAGAAAAACCGGCGCGCGCGGTGAAAGACCCCTCGTCCGATTCCGTTTCCATCGCCCAGAGCGCGGGACTGAAAATCCGGCGTATCGTCATCGATGCCGGACACGGTGGAAAGGACCCCGGCGCCATCGGCCACAAGGGGCTGAGGGAGAAGGCGGTCGCGCTCGCTCTGGCCCGGAAGCTCCGGGAGGCGATCAAGCGAGATCTGAAATTGGAGGCCGTTCTGACCCGGGACCAAGATGAATTCCTGCCTTTGGAAGAACGGACGGCCAAGGGAGAGGCCCTGAAAGGGGATCTTTTCGTATCGATCCATTTGAACGCGAATCCCCAACGGCACGTGTCGGGGATCGCCACCTACTCGTTGAACTTCACATACAGTGATGAGGAGTCGAGGATCGTCGCCGCGCGTGAAAACCAGATGAGCGAGGACAAGATGAGCGATCTGGAAGTGATTCTCGGAGACTTGGCGCGCACGGAGCTCATCAACGAGTCATCGCTTCTCGCGCCCCTCGTACAGAAATCGATCATCAAGTCCGTCCGCAAGATTGCGCCGGACGCCAAGGATCTTGGAGCCAAACACGCGCCTTTCTTTGTGCTCACGGCGAACATGCCGAGTGTGCTGATCGAAGCCTCCTTCATCACGAACCCCACTGAGGCCAAGCGACTGCGGGATGAGAAGTATCAGGAAGCGGTGGCGCGAGGGATCGCCGAGGGTATCCACCGGTACATCAACACCCTCCGCCACATCGGCGTCGAGTAG